In the Triticum aestivum cultivar Chinese Spring chromosome 2B, IWGSC CS RefSeq v2.1, whole genome shotgun sequence genome, tgtccggctgaaactctacaaccacaagtattgcgtgagtgttaacaattataggagactacgagatagttgagtatgtgagcttgcttaaaagctctattattgactctttctgatgttacgataaattgcaattgcttcagtgactaagATTAtcgtttgttagttcccaatgaagtttgtgaaccatactcgacattgtgaattgcttattacttgaacataggaaatcgtatgacaaaatctatatatagtTCATGGGCAAAAGTGGCTCATGTATGGAGTGTGGGTCTGATTGTCTCATTGCTTTGATTGATTTTGAACTAGATGCGGTCATTTCTGATCCCCAACTGAATGGGGCAATTTGTGTTTGGGTGGAAAAAATTTGAACACCCAAAGTTGAATTTCTGGATCCGCCACGGCGGTAGTAACATCTGCTACAAAGGGTAATATAGAGCATGTAGCCGCCACGAAGAATCCTCTCTAATAATTGAAATGATGCATCTACGTTgactttgacaaaccctttctcAGCTTCATCCATCTCAGATCATGAACACTCCAACTTTGGAAGCCCCTGCTCGCTATGAGATGTCAGAAAGCCATCTAACAGCCATGACACTTCTCTGAATTAATCGAGGGTACTTGATTGGTGTGAGTTTGCAGCCATCGAAGCCAACATAGATAACAACATGTAGCCGTCCAGTTAGATCTCAAAGACAAGTGCATTGCTCTCCTCAATCCCCCCCAGGACACTGCATTGTCCACTATTTACGTATCTGTATCGGCCCGATATCGATACACGTGTTTGTATCGGGCAATTTAGTTTGTACCGCCTTGGCTGGTAATTTCTATGGCGCCAATCCAGCGGCTTTTTCACTAACATGAGTGAGTGGTTATCCCCTCACTAGTGCTTAGTTACCTCACTCCATCTTGTTTAACATGCATGTGTCGTTTACTTCGTGTAGGTTTGTACCTATTTTGCTGCTTGTGTAGTACTTTCGCTTGCAGGATCCTTTTCTAAGTCAAATTGTCCCACCCACGTGAGATTGTGTCTGTTGACATTGTTGGACTTTGAGATTCGGCTGATGGGCAAAGGTAGAACAAAGTGTCGAGATCGGGCATTGATCAACGCCACGTTGCATTACAGCGGGGGACATGGTGCTCTTTGTTTATCTACCATTTTCTTTAAGAGCTGGTTCTGCATCAAGAACTTAAACCCGAAGAAAGTTGGAAAATTGTGCATGCCTTTATATTGAGTTGAGCATTGAGATCGTCAAAGATAAGCCATCGATTTTTGAATATAGCAGTCGAGTTGCTGGCTCCTCACGATCATAGACGCCTGCGGTCATCAATGGTGTAATAACTTGCATTACTAACTCCTCATCAAAGTAGCCTTATGTGTTCGATTGAAGAGATGGTGAAATGCCTGCAGGCTGGACATGGTTACCATCACCTATCAAGGTGAGATGCTTCTATGAAGCTAAAGGAACCCTGGAAGTTGTCGTCCAGACCTACTCCGAATCTGATGATAGCACTGCACAAGGTCGTGTATGCTTCACGCCCAAACATTGCAACATAAGTCAGGAACTCGATATAGATGTGCCATCGGTGATGGCGAGGTAAAAATTGTCGTTGCTGGCCCCTTCTTGTTATGGACAAGCACGATACCACGAGACAAGGAGGTTTGTTTGAAGTATTAGTGCCTTATGAGATGGACTAGGAAAAGAGAGGCTAACCTTCATCAAACTTGTACTCAGTTTAATTGGTTTTTCGAAGGTTCGCCGGCTTTCCTATATTATATAGTGTTTTTTGTACTACCTTCTCAGTTGATGAATAGATTGTTTTctcctaataataataataagatgtCGACATAGCTCATGCGTCAAGTCTGACTTATGTTCTGGATATATAGGGTGTCTTTGGTTTCTTAAGAGAGGGTTCGACCAAAAGTCACATAGCTTGCCTAGTATTCTCTGTTTTTCTTTCTTGTGTTTTAGTTTGATGACTCTCTTAGCCATCTTTCTTTGGTACGAATTACTTTTGAAAATATCAATAAAGTCCACAACAGGGTCCTCTGTTGCCCTAAAAGAAATGGGTTAACCTCTCAAAATAATACTCTCTTGTAGCACAAATATTTTCCTCTTTTTAGCTGATTTTTTTCCCAGTTAAGAGATTGCATTGCAAGAAAATTACCGGTTTGACCTCTCAAGAAAATTACTCTTGTTTAGAACTGTCTTCTCAATTCTGTCTTGTGAAAAGCCACGTGTACTCGAGGCCCAAATATAAGTAGTCCGGCGGAGCAGAGCAGGAGGCCTGCTCCTGGAAAGAAACCCCGAGCAAAAAAACCTTATCTTTATCCTATCCCATTCCCAATCCCACCTCCACCTTCGAGCGAGAGCGAgagaaggaagacgaagaagatgCTGCTGGGCTCCTCCTTCGCGTCGCCGTTCACCCAGCTCCACCTCTCGGCGAGCCCCAATGCGGGGGCGGgggcgcggccggcggcggcggggatggtGCTGCGGATCGAGGCGGCGAAGCAGCTGACGGGGCGGGTGGTGACGACCAAGGCGAACAAGACGGTGGGGGTGGAGGTGGCGCGGCTGAGGCAGCACCCAAAGTACCACCGCCgggagaagatcaagaagaagtacCAGGCGCACGACCCCGACAACCAGTTCAAGGTCGGCGACGTCGTCGAGCTCGTCCGCTCCCGCCCCATCTCCAAGACCAAGCACTTCCTCGCCGTCCCCGTCCCGCCCCGCGACACCCGCCGcaaggcccagctcctcccgcccCTCGAGTCTCAGTCCGGCCAagaatccgccgccgccgccgccgaggagaCCGCCGCCTAGTGATGCTTCCTGCTTTTGCTTTCCGCCGTTCTCTTCTCTGTTAATTAATCGTCGTCGTTCCCTTTGCTGCTGCTCCCTGTAGACTGAACTCCAATACCATTATGTACCACCTGGCTCTGAATTTCGTTTCTTTTTCCAAGAATTAATCGTGTACCTAATTGCATTTTTGGAGTATTATCTATTTTCGAAATCCCTGGCACAGAGAGTAATTGTAAACAACCAACCAACCAAACAATCGGTTTCACATTTTGCCATATACGAATCCAATGTCTGCTACTCCAATCTGCCTTTCTTTTATGTCAGACTTTCCTGTGAAGTGTGTGTGTTAGAGTTGAGATATCTATAAACTTGACAAATCAACAACATTTTTTATGTCAGACTTTCCTATGAAACGGGTGCAAGATTTGCTTGCATTGCAGTAGTACATCCTTCCTACTAGTAATCTATGGAgacattttcttcagattcagtctaatgcatatactccctccattccgaattacttgtctcacGTAtaatagttctagatacatccatttcagcgacgagtaatttggaacggagggagtacatcctaGGCAATTCAGTACCAGCACAAGGAAGCTCCAATGCCAGACTGACATGAACTTGCTTCAGTTTGTCTCAAGTGTGGTTGCTGTCTGGCTCACATCTGGTGCCTCAACCCAAACATCTTGGATGTCGCCGCTCATGAGCACTCCGGGGGACATACATGAACTTGTTTGTCTGAACTCTGAACTAAGTCCATGGACATCCATGACAGAAACATCATTCTATCTGAACGATGGTAGGAGCCCCTGCTTTGTTCCTTCTGGCCTCCTGCCttgcctttttcttttcttttccttataGATTTAGTGCATACAGTTCCAAATAGCACATTCCCAAATCCCAATCTCTCTTCAGAAAATACAATGATTCAGTTAACTAATTGTCGTTCCCTTTGCTATTACTGTTCTTGCTCCCCTGTAGACTGAACTACTACACCGTTATGTACCACATAGCTCCGAAATTTGCACTAACTTTATTTCTCTTGCAGCAAGAATTAATCTTCTACTTGATTGCATTTTTGGAGTATTACTGAGGTCGTAATCACTAGCACAGTGATGATGACTGATGAACAACCAAACAAACAGATTGCACATTTGCTACCATTATAGTGTCTGAAGGATGCTCTGTTGCTCCAATGTGTCTTTTATGACAGACTTTCCTGTGAAATAGTATGTGTGTTCAGAGTTGAATCAGACTTTGAATGGGGCAGAATTGCTTGCATTGCAGTAGTACATCCTCATTCTTCCTATTTACAAAGACACTACTTCGGTTTCAGTCCAATGGAGTATTGCCAAAAATTGCTTGCCAAATAAGTATGTGTGTACAAAGTTGAAGTATAAACTTGACAAATCAACAACAGTTTCTATTAACCATGTTAAAATATTTACCCTGTGTCTGCATCTATAGTGTACAAAGTTGAAATATAATCCACAGACTGCTTGCATCTATAGTGTACATTGGAGAGTAAGACACCAAAATATTTACCATGTGTCTGCAGTGGAGTATCTTTCAGCTTCTGGGAGTCTCCATGCATTGCAAATGATCATTCCAGGATGACTGTCTCCTCTGATTTCGTAAGTAACCTATTCTTCTGATGGTCAATGGCGGAGCTATGTACGTTCCTGGGGtggctgtgccccccccccccccccccccccccaacattggGCCAGCTTGTGAAGGAATTTTTTTTCTGAGTGCTTAGGTGAAAACTTTTTTAGATTTTGGCCCCCCCAAACACTGATATTTTAcctttcgcccccccccccccccccccccccccaactgattgtgtctagctccgccactgctgaTGGTGCCGCCTATTTCCGGAGAAAAAGATTGCTGCTTGGTTTGGCTAGTATGTTCGAGAACATACATGTCAGACACGGCATTGTTACACCTCTTGCTTTGTTCCTTATGGCCTCCTACATGGCTTTCTTTTCTTATATACTGGTCAGCAGAGCTCGCATTTTTAGTTACCCCCTCTGTTTTATAGTAGAGTGTCAATTAATTTTCTCAAAAATCAAACTTCATAAGCTTTGATCAACCACAATATACACCCTGAGCCACTTGTCCGTGACAAGCAAGTCAGACAATCATGAGCCGATGGCGTTCTCGGCAGTATTCTTGCTGCTGCACCTTAGTCACCTATGTTGAGGGCAACCGGCTCTGGCTGCGGCAAGTTATCGGTTGCCTGCTCGGGAATGCTAATGTACTGGGAAAGGGCGTTGGCGAAGTGTGCCGGCAGTGGCATGTCGGGCAGCAAGTACTGACCAATCCTTCAAGAGCCTAGTGCCACCCCTAGGGACACAGAGGGTCTGGTCGACGACAATGTTGTCGTTGCAAGTGGTGGAGATGCAGCTCGACCTAGTGATATAGTGGGCATGAACCACAAATGTGAGTGATTCAATTTCAATTCAAAATATAGTGCATATACATTTTATTATAGATTGTTGAACCCTCCCTAACATGCGAGACACATTTGACCACAAAAAATAGGTAAAACATCATGCTGATGATTCGGCTGACAAGAATCTTGTAAACATTTTATGTACTCTACATTTAATATTTACATACACATAATCATGAACTAGAACTTTGTCAGGATATTTCTGATACCATACTCTTTAAAGAGCTCTACCAAGATATTTTACGATATACAGACAAATATATAGTGTGTTCATTAAGTATCACAAATTATCCATTAAAGCATGCAATTCTatgttttattattttttctcaCATTTATGGGGATTTGGTTGAAATATGTATTTTAAGGCAACAAAAAGAGACAATGTGATGTAAGTCTCATTACATATATGGTTCACATTTAGCACAATGCATGCGATTTTTTGAAACTAGAGACATTACAGAGTAGGCATACAGAACACTGTTATTAACATTTACTAAATGTTTGCAAATAAGTATAGAAATTTAGTATAAATATTTAGTTTATTTTTACTCACCTTGTGGCTAGAATTTTGCTTAATGTTTTTCCTGAGCGAAAGGATTTCACTGAGATCTCTTTTATGGTACCATGTGATGAATTGCAATGTTCATTCACGAAATTCAAGGGTAGTTGGCGATATATACCGCTATGATAAGTCCAGCAGTAGCGTTCGCACTGCCACCAAACTGGCAGCAGTATATTTTTCTTGAGAATGTTTTCGGGATAAGGGAATTTAGCCCACCAGATGCATCGTCCTGACCTACTCAAGCTACTCATTCTCTTTTATTTTCATCACGACCGTAATCCGTCGGCTAGGGTCCCAGAGGCCGCCTTGGCGCGTTCATGCTAGCTTATTAGTATTAGTTTCTAATGTTTTGAACAatttataaaaacaataatattttgaAATTTTCAACATTTATTTTgataaacatgattttttttaaataaatgaactgaaaaaataattaaaaatgactctaaaagaaacagaaaaattaATAAACAAAAAATGAAAGATAAAAAAAAAGAacgaataaaaagaaagaaactaaaaTATAAAAAGTGGGCCAGCCCATCTCTCACCCTCGGGTTAGATCGCTATCGAAGCCCTGACTATGTGCCGCAATGAGCATGGCATAAGATTTTCCTGTTGCGGGCCGCCAGCCACCATACTCTAGGCCACCTTATAAATAATTGGGCCATGCCCATCTGGGTTAGGAGCGCCAGACTGATCCAGCAGGTTCACCACATCCTTTATCTCCGCACGATCAAAATGGGCCACCAAACCTAGCATGTCAACACGAGTAGCCTTGGTAGTACAGAGCGTCGAGGTCAAAGTGCCAGATGGGCTCCTTGGGTCGGCCCACGAACCCAAAAGTAGAAGCCTAGGAGAGCTGCCATCTTGGCCTCATGCTTGAAGACCACCTCGTCGTCGATGTTGAGGGCGCGAATCACATTGCTAGGAGCTATAGGGCAAGAGCATTGACCGCCTTGCATTTGCCATGTTGCTTCCAATAGACACCTTGTCGTTTAATGGAAGTGGCGAGGCACTGCAGGCATCCACGCGATACGTGAAGAAGATCCTCATCTGCTTATAGGTTAGGATTTTCTTCCAAGAAGTCAAATAGATTAACAACAAATTGGGGAATTTAACGATGTTGCCTCCTCCAAACCTTGGCGGAAAACCTGAAAGTTTTCTTGTGCGAGGTGAATCCTCCTAAAATTCATGCACAAACTTGAACGGTGGGAGCAAAAACTGTTGAGAATAAGCACACAAACGCACTTGTGGTTAACTGAAAACTGCAGCGGAAACAAATAATCTCAGCATCACATCATGTACTAACTAAAGGATCGTTGCTTAGCACGGAAGGAAACATATGTAGCAGCATATATGGAGGCAGAAAATATTACTCAGCAGGCAAGACACTCCTTAGCCTAGTGTCTTGTGGTAGGAGTAAGTTTTCCTGGACAGCAACAAGCATCAACAGAGAGACACCAGATTTTACGTGGAAAACCCCCCAACTTGAGGGGGAAAACCATGGGCTGAAGCCACCCAAATCCTCTTCCACTATTATCAAATGTGGGATATAACAAGTTCTTCTCTAGACAGCACTAGAGGATCTCATACATCAAGATTTCTGAATCTTGGATGAACACAACAAGATTTGGGCTCAAGAACTAGGGATTGGAACAATCTCATCAAAGATGGTGGAACTAAATCTTGACGGAGACAAGGTAGTGGATATGGACAATCACAACCTTGGGGAGGAGCTCCCTTTGTTTCTTCcttcaatcttcctcttcttcccttgctctcttggttttctctcttcttctcccttgaaggATGAACTGATTTTTGTCACACCTGGTGGTGGCTACTGGATGAAGGGTAAAGCATCCCCATCCTCTCATGTGCAAAGttcaaaatgaccctaggtcataacCCTAATGGGTAGTGGGCTTCTGCACCTCTATGGGCTGCCTAAAAAGGCCTCAAACGGTCATCTCCTTACATCCCACATGAGGAGGATATACCAACAAATCTCCCCCTCCGACTCATGACGGGGGCACCGCCATGCCTGCTACTTTGCAACATGCTTGTAGCTTCTCATTTGGCACTATCTTGgtcatcatatctgaaccattgTCATCAGTATGGATCTTCTCAAGTTTCAGCAACTTGGAATTGTACCTCACATCAATGTGCTTGTTCAAGAGTGATAGCTTGAATTCTTGGCAAGATGAATAGCACTCTGGCTGTCACAAAGCAAAACATACTTCTCTTGCTTCATGCCAAGCTCTTGCAAGAAGGTCTTCATCCACAAAACTTCCTTGCCAGCATCAACTGCTGCAATGTAATCAGCTACAGTAGTTGATGTAGAAACATGTTTCTGCAATCTTGATTGCCATGACACTTCTCTCCCTGCATAAGTCATCAGGTATCCAGATGTGGACTTCCTACGATCCATGTCACCTGCATAATTTGTATCTGTATAGCCCTGTAATACAGGATCACCGCTTCCAAAGCGTAAACTAGATGTAGAAGTATCATTGAGATACATGAGAATCCACTTCACTGCTTCCTAGTGAGCTTTATCTGGATTTGTCATGAACCGGCTAACAACTCCAACTGCATAGGCAATGTCAGGCCTAATGCATACCATGTCATACATAAAACTGCCCACAACAGATTGGTAAGGTACTTTTCTCatttcttctttctccttcttGCTTGTAGGACATTGTTTAGAATTCAGTTTGTGATGGCCTGCAAGAGGAGAGATAACAGATTTTGCATCTTTCATATTGAACCTTTCAAGTACCTTCTCAATGTATCTTTCCCGTGAGAGCCAAAGCAGCTTCTTTGATCTATCACGGGAGATCTTCATGCCAAGTGTTTGCTTAGCTGGTCCTAAATCCTTCATGGTAAATGCTTTACTCAATGCCTTTTTAAGGAGAACAATCCTCTTTGTGCCATTTCCAACAatcagcatatcatcaacatacaatAGGAGAATAATGAAGTCACCCTCGGCGTACCTCTTCACAAAGACATAATGATCAGGCTGTGCTTTATGGTAACCAAGCCcattcataaaagactcaaacttctTATACCACTGCCGAGgagcttgtttcaggccatacaagctcttcttcaatttgcaaactAAGTGCTCCTTGCCTGCAACCATGAATCCCTCTGGTTGCTCCTTGTATATCTCCTCCTCTATGTCACCATGCAAGAATGCAGTCTTCACATCAAGTTGTTCAATTTCCAAGTCCATGGTAGCAGCCATGCCAAGCACAACTCGGATGAAGACATCTTGACCACCGGAGAGAATATCTCACCATAATCGATACCCTTTTTCTGACTAAAACCTTTCACAACCAATCTGGCCTTGTACCTTGGATGTGAGGTGTTTTCTTCAGTCTTCACTCTGTACACCCACTTGTTTTTGAGTGCTTTCTTGCCCTTTGGCAGATTCACCAACTCAAAAGTATCATTCTCATACAGGGAATTCATCTCATCCTGCATGGCTTCTGACCACTCTTCCTTGTTCTCATCGGACATTGCCTCCTCATAGCATCAGGTCTCACCTGCATCTGTCATCAACACATATTGATGTGGTGGATACTTAGAAGAAGGAATTTGACCTCTTTCACTTCTTCTTTACTGTTGTACTAGTGGTGAATCAGGTGGATTTTTGTTGGCATTATCATTaccaacttcatcatcatcatcacttgaTGGCTGCTCATCACTTTGACTTGTACTGCATTGATCAGTTGCATCTCCACTGTCATCAGCGTCAGCATCTCCCCCATGATTGTCATTCATGAGAGGATGACGGACTAGGTCCAAGTCAACCTGAGG is a window encoding:
- the LOC123042981 gene encoding 30S ribosomal protein S17, chloroplastic; protein product: MLLGSSFASPFTQLHLSASPNAGAGARPAAAGMVLRIEAAKQLTGRVVTTKANKTVGVEVARLRQHPKYHRREKIKKKYQAHDPDNQFKVGDVVELVRSRPISKTKHFLAVPVPPRDTRRKAQLLPPLESQSGQESAAAAAEETAA